Part of the Primulina huaijiensis isolate GDHJ02 chromosome 15, ASM1229523v2, whole genome shotgun sequence genome is shown below.
TTACGAGTAGTACGACAAGGGAATGGATTGCCATTTCCTGCACAATGAAACGATTTGAATGTTGAGCTCCTGATTATTAAGAAAGCATAACGAGTTCGGATTAAGGTTTTGATAACGTACTTGAAACTGCAAAAAATGACAGAACTGTTCTTTCATCCGTCGAAAAGTGCTTCATATCGCTTTGTGATAGATTGAACAATAAGTTACTATGATTGCTCTCAGACCAGTACGAGGACCCCAAAGCTGGAACCAACAATGTAAATACAGCATTCCTAGGTTTCATTGCTGCGACATATATGTTCTCTCCTATCATGTTGGCTTCTCTGTCCTCCATTTCTGTCTGAGAAACATAAACTGCACAACCGGAGCAGTCAAGTACCAGATTAACCTGGATAACCGAACTCAAACTTGTTGACTGTGGGAACTTTTTGAGAGATCCGGTTGGTGAAAATGAGTACAAGAATCCATCCAATGATCCAATGGATATCCACCCTGCTTAATATGGTCAACTTTGGTCTCGAAGGTCAATAATAAGCATAAATTACTCGTATTTTGTATCCTTACCGTTAGCATCAACAACTGGCTCATAATCTTCTGAACTTAAAGGTCCAACACTTCCTTCCCAAACAGTGCTTCCCATGGAAACTTCCAAGGCTAGAATTCGGGCCTTATCGGGTATAATGACGTACAATAGACCATTGTTCCCAGAAGTTATGGCAAATTTGTTTCCATAAAAACTAAAATCTTGGATCCATTTGAAATGAGGACCATGAAACGATAACGAGTAGAGTTCTCCTACTGTGTTTGAGACCTTGCAAGTAGACAAGAATACGTGGTACTTGCACAACCTTAAAACTAAACACAtggtcaaaatatataatagtcATGTAAGAGCGATCAATTGACGATCAAGGCTTACATATATACTAGCTTCACAATGATCAATGACAGGGACAGAAGTAAAATAACAATCTGTTGTACATTTCCTGCAACCTTGGCGATAACTGTGCCGATAAAGTACCGGACCAGCGCTCCAGAGAAGCTTTCCATGTAATCTAAATGCGAAGAGGCCCCTGTTCTTAACATTTATAACAACACGCGAGCTAGATATACTTACTGCAATTCCAACGATATCTGTTTCAACCGGACCAAAGAACACTTCAACCACAGACTCAGTAGTTCCATTTTTAAAAGGATGGATTTTCAGTACCCTGTTCTCAGCAACCAAATATATCTGCCGTAGGACTTGAAAATATCAGGGATCACTAATAAATACGTTTGAAGTTGAAAATTTTATGCAACAAAAAGGAGTATTGGGCATTGCCTTTCTTGAAcccccatgcactggagctatATCAGCACTGCATGTATAATTTAAATGCACTGTCCAAGCAATGGATCCATTCTTGTCAAAGGCGAAAAAGTTCCTGTCGGAACATGCAAAAACCCTTCCATCATCGCCAACAAAGTTCTTGAAAAGTTGGCCTCCTGCTCTCTTGGAAGACTTATCTGCTGAAACCAGAAAATTCTTCAGACTACTCACGCCCTCAATCAccaaattttaaagtttaatatcTAATTTTCTGAGAATCCTATGTTCTTTCCTGAATACATTAAATCGCCCATTGTTTTTCAGTAGGCCAATTGTCATTTGTCAAAAGATTTAGATCATCATTCAGTAATCGAAATCCTCATCCGTAAACTTTAAGTTGTCACACTAACTTTTTCACGAAACAAAGCCAActcaaacattaaaaaaaaaaaaaagaaagaaaagaaaacccgGTCAAAATACTAAGTGGAGAAGATAGAAGGGTACCTGCAAACAATGACAATTTCTTGAAATGTTGGGAATTATAGGTTACAACAAACTGCAATTGGACAACAATGGCCAAGACTATCAAAGCAGGATGAGGAAGAAACATCTCTCTTCTTAAGTTCGCACAGCACTACATCTGAGAAGTACCCACAAAGAAAGAAATCCATATCCACAAACGGTTAATATAACTGTATGTTCATGGCGGGAAACTGATTTAGAATTTTGGTCGAATTAAAAGTCTGATTTTTTTATCTCGAATTTCATCTCtttttttcgatttaaattaactaaaaaaatttaattcgaTAGAAAATGCTAGCTCATGTTGTTAGAATTTTAAGATAATAATCATAACAGATTTAAGAATTTATAGAGTTAACtaggaaattttattttctttgaagttCTACGAAATGCGGATTACTTTTAAACTACAATTATCATCGTTGTAAATAGCTTAAAATTTTTAACCAGATTATATATAATTTCCCACTCCACTTTTTTTTGATCCACCTTTACGTTTTCCGTCAACAAGATCCTATGTGATAGTATCAAGACAGGAAATTTTCGATTATATGATTTCTAGGAAATAGGAATACAATATATCGAACAGAGAACTCTCAACAGTTACAAGGTGAATGTTTGTAAAGAATCTGTGAGTTGAAGAATCTTGACGAGGTGTATATTGCTTAAACATCAGAAGGGGCTAACTTCACGAGCCAATCTCAACAAAATTTCAGGGACGAAGCGTCTTCTTGGAGAAGCCATGGCATCACTAGCAAGAGCTTCCTTGTCATCGGAATGTATGAAGGTTACTACATAGTCAAAAAGCTCGTCTTTACCGCCTCTGAGAGGATCCTGAATTTTGGAATTGGCTTTAGAATCCAGAGACAGAGAATTACAGAAAACGAAGCAGAAATAGAATCATCAGTTACCTGGAGGAATAGATCTGTATGAGTTTTCCCATTATATAAGATAAGTTCAGCTCGAGCCCCAGCTTTCCTGAGCGTATCAGCAAATGTTATACTGTAATCGCAACCAAGTTTAGACAGCAAAACAGAGAACGTTTTGATTCTACAAGAGATTGTGTTAacttaaattgttttaatgtaAAGATATTAccatatttcttaaaaaaacgAACCTTTCATTCGATGGTATGGAATAATCCGAGGTACCGTGGAAAAGGACAAAATGAGGCAGCAGAGGAACTGCATTATGTAGGCCTGGACTTTGTGCAATGATTTCAGGAGAGAAGTGTTTCAATGATTTCTCCCCTTCCATTATACTGTGATGAAAAATCATGACGACGATGAAAGAAACATACAAAATTTGTTATAGGCTAAAGGTTAAGACCAGAAACTAAGCAAACCTTAAAAAGACGGAGCGATACAAGCCTCGGCCATGGAAATGATCAACCAGTTTGAGTAAATTGTACCTGTTGTTTGATCAATTTGGAACTATAATGCCCATCAAATAGAACAGTGCCTATCATTGtgtaattttttgaaattgtcCCGTTTAACTCACCCCCCAGATAAACCAAAATAAGCTCTTATCTGAGACACACTCCAAGAAATGCCATCTCCGCTGGACTCTTTGACTGCTTGTTGTAGAAGAGCACACGCAGAAATGTGGGCACCAGCTGATTGCCCCATTAAATAGATCCTAATAAATCAAAAGGAAGAGCTTGGCATTAGAAGATCTGTGGTTGTGCATTATCGAATATAAGCGTTGTGCTTCAGCCTAGCACTCGTCACTGATAATGgactttacaaaaaaaaaaaaaagagcagaAGCAGTTTATCATATATCGttgtttttcttcaaattaCAAGATAAAGAATGATGTGATACTGTTTCCACCATAACGAATATTGAGATCAGAATGTGTTGgccgttaaattatgaaatcaATTCCTGTTGTACAATGTAGGGATTGAATGATGATACACCGAGCTATTGCTTATCAAGCATAGCAGGATTTGCCATTTGAGCCCTTTCATCGAATTCCAAACTCTCCAACTAAGAACAAACTAAATCTAAATGTAAAAGAATAAATGACTCACTTGTTCGGGTCACCTCCAAATTCAACAACATTGTTACAGACATAAGAAATCCCCTGAGAAATATCGTCAACCATATCACTAATTGTCCCCTGTGGAAAATTTCTGAATTGCAAATGAATATATTAGAATGTATGGTGTGAAACTCAAAGATTGTATGTTTATTcccaaaaaacaaaatatacagGTTACCATGAATAATAGGATTAACAAACTATAACTCCAACCATGCCAGATACCTGTAATCAATGCTAGCAACTATGATGTCTCTTTCTGCTAATTGTAGTCCTAGAAGAGACCCCCAAGCCTTATACCTGCAAATATAAATCATGTTTATAGTTTTGA
Proteins encoded:
- the LOC140958814 gene encoding protein GAMETE EXPRESSED 3-like — protein: MFLPHPALIVLAIVVQLQFVVTYNSQHFKKLSLFADKSSKRAGGQLFKNFVGDDGRVFACSDRNFFAFDKNGSIAWTVHLNYTCSADIAPVHGVLRQIYLVAENRVLKIHPFKNGTTESVVEVFFGPVETDIVGIAVSISSSRVVINVKNRGLFAFRLHGKLLWSAGPVLYRHSYRQGCRKCTTDCYFTSVPVIDHCEASIYVSNTVGELYSLSFHGPHFKWIQDFSFYGNKFAITSGNNGLLYVIIPDKARILALEVSMGSTVWEGSVGPLSSEDYEPVVDANGWISIGSLDGFLYSFSPTGSLKKFPQSTSLSSVIQVNLVLDCSGCAVYVSQTEMEDREANMIGENIYVAAMKPRNAVFTLLVPALGSSYWSESNHSNLLFNLSQSDMKHFSTDERTVLSFFAVSRNGNPFPCRTTRQKLASSCSLIKPKNISIYTGNESTIVLFLLSESVLLVLLAASVKYCCIFWRKKRLQCLNLGKFLEKRRSLRLQQKEFDRAITDLEQKTSEAAETSEVLEKLNALVKEKEGIKRKLSTTYSLGRDREKSGSKIILPLYDGTSRSHSFQGLKKESTTKFHTPTDSVSSSDSSLDEGQDTSIHNKAKGQFVVDSSSDDEIHGGFVTPLISEHSCSEIEGVRMEGHEMGKGNIVCRSRSWRRTMSFQ
- the LOC140959178 gene encoding isoprenylcysteine alpha-carbonyl methylesterase ICME-like isoform X1; the protein is MEATTSLPPVISSNNLVEQDPGSDSLFRASSFPSGSSDQRWRRRTSSLLARPTRQKSFGREVGHAAAETYLITGLSFKLLSYLGVGYRWITRLFSLVLYAMFLLPGFLQVGFCYFFSSHVHRSIVYGDRPRNRLDLYFPKNIDGPKPMVIFVTGGAWIIGYKAWGSLLGLQLAERDIIVASIDYRNFPQGTISDMVDDISQGISYVCNNVVEFGGDPNKIYLMGQSAGAHISACALLQQAVKESSGDGISWSVSQIRAYFGLSGGYNLLKLVDHFHGRGLYRSVFLSIMEGEKSLKHFSPEIIAQSPGLHNAVPLLPHFVLFHGTSDYSIPSNESITFADTLRKAGARAELILYNGKTHTDLFLQDPLRGGKDELFDYVVTFIHSDDKEALASDAMASPRRRFVPEILLRLAREVSPF
- the LOC140959178 gene encoding isoprenylcysteine alpha-carbonyl methylesterase ICME-like isoform X2 translates to MEATTSLPPVISSNNLVEQDPGSDSLFRASSFPSGSSDQRWRRRTSSLLARPTRQKSFGREVGHAAAETYLITGLSFKLLSYLGVGYRWITRLFSLVLYAMFLLPGFLQVGFCYFFSSHVHRSIVYGDRPRNRLDLYFPKNIDGPKPMVIFVTGGAWIIGYKAWGSLLGLQLAERDIIVASIDYRNFPQGTISDMVDDISQGISYVCNNVVEFGGDPNKIYLMGQSAGAHISACALLQQAVKESSGDGISWSVSQIRAYFGLSGGYNLLKLVDHFHGRGLYRSVFLSIMEGEKSLKHFSPEIIAQSPGLHNAVPLLPHFVLFHGTSDYSIPSNERKAGARAELILYNGKTHTDLFLQDPLRGGKDELFDYVVTFIHSDDKEALASDAMASPRRRFVPEILLRLAREVSPF
- the LOC140959178 gene encoding isoprenylcysteine alpha-carbonyl methylesterase ICME-like isoform X3; this encodes MEATTSLPPVISSNNLVEQDPGSDSLFRASSFPSGSSDQRWRRRTSSLLARPTRQKSFGREVGHAAAETYLITGLSFKLLSYLGVGYRWITRLFSLVLYAMFLLPGFLQVGFCYFFSSHVHRSIVYGDRPRNRYKAWGSLLGLQLAERDIIVASIDYRNFPQGTISDMVDDISQGISYVCNNVVEFGGDPNKIYLMGQSAGAHISACALLQQAVKESSGDGISWSVSQIRAYFGLSGGYNLLKLVDHFHGRGLYRSVFLSIMEGEKSLKHFSPEIIAQSPGLHNAVPLLPHFVLFHGTSDYSIPSNESITFADTLRKAGARAELILYNGKTHTDLFLQDPLRGGKDELFDYVVTFIHSDDKEALASDAMASPRRRFVPEILLRLAREVSPF